In a single window of the Papaver somniferum cultivar HN1 chromosome 8, ASM357369v1, whole genome shotgun sequence genome:
- the LOC113306425 gene encoding putative F-box protein At5g62660: protein MKGNRYIDEQILRDILSRLPLKSLVRFKCVSKSWQSLIEKDAWLTNSHHHRQLKTSPRLFYSISKDIISESPSLVIRNLMVPFPRDENVEFESHCNLCIDTNHKEIIAATTTIQAVSNKELLACEQVQKPINGMICLIDKIESDCDKTKGDHAACLYNVITQEATPWIRSTYLAQVEKWCDLSELNVNRTYEFGFDPTTKEYKVICMWIISGWELQEFEGCGEYTLYENTEDNEADYKMCEILTLGKDTAWRRIDKVPPSAYYQHKDIHGSVYSNGSIYWTMYEGHRPILVAFDVGSEEYRIIPDLDMIGIDRPMSYSLMSLDGHLVIVKNADNYRVILWILDDACDKNTNTSTIKWTEENIMLPRLWSYRSVRLHAVEATDYLILELFDVQSYEACFHDAVFVHSYNRKKKIFSKIEITRDENYSLGVNIGHPSYKFTKYVESLLTLQRSYRPATEAPNSSSTNDERPLSDNV from the coding sequence ATGAAGGGTAATAGGTATATTGATGAGCAAATACTACGCGACATACTGAGCAGACTCCCATTGAAATCGCTTGTGCGTTTCAAATGCGTCTCCAAATCTTGGCAATCCTTGATTGAAAAGGATGCGTGGTTGACCAATTCACACCATCACCGGCAACTGAAAACAAGTCCACGTCTCTTTTATTCTATCAGCAAAGATATAATATCAGAAAGTCCAAGTCTCGTCATCAGGAATCTCATGGTACCTTTTCCTCGGGACGAAAACGTAGAATTTGAGAGTCACTGTAACTTGTGCATTGACACAAACCACAAAGAAAtaatagcagcaacaacaaccatTCAAGCAGTATCGAATAAAGAACTGTTGGCTTGTGAGCAAGTACAAAAACCCATTAATGGTATGATCTGTTTAATCGACAAAATAGAAAGTGACTGTGATAAGACTAAAGGAGATCACGCCGCTTGTCTATACAATGTCATCACCCAAGAAGCAACACCTTGGATCAGATCAACTTATTTAGCACAAGTAGAGAAATGGTGTGACTTATCGGAATTGAATGTAAATCGTACTTATGAATTTGGATTTGATCCTACTACCAAGGAATACAAAGTGATTTGTATGTGGATCATATCTGGATGGGAACTTCAGGAATTTGAAGGGTGCGGGGAGTACACATTATACGAAAACACTGAAGACAACGAGGCAGATTACAAAATGTGCGAGATCTTGACTCTCGGCAAGGACACTGCCTGGAGAAGGATTGATAAGGTACCACCGTCAGCTTATTACCAGCATAAAGATATACATGGTTCTGTTTATTCGAATGGTTCTATATATTGGACGATGTACGAGGGCCATCGTCCCATACTAGTGGCATTTGATGTCGGGAGCGAGGAGTACAGAATTATACCAGACCTTGATATGATTGGCATTGATCGGCCGATGTCTTATTCTCTTATGTCATTGGATGGGCATCTAGTTATAGTAAAAAACGCAGACAATTACAGGGTCATCCTGTGGATActtgacgatgcctgcgacaaaaATACAAATACTAGTACCATCAAATGGACAGAAGAGAATATCATGTTACCTCGTCTCTGGAGTTATCGAAGTGTTCGACTTCATGCTGTCGAGGCAACAGACTACTTAATCTTAGAACTTTTTGATGTCCAGAGTTATGAAGCTTGTTTTCATGATGCTGTTTTCGTTCATTCGTACAAtcggaagaagaagattttcagCAAAATTGAAATCACCAGAGATGAAAACTACTCCTTAGGTGTCAATATTGGTCATCCTTCTTACAAGTTTACAAAATATGTCGAAAGTCTTTTGACCCTTCAAAGGAGTTATAGGCCAGCAACGGAGGCACCTAACTCGAGCTCAACCAACGACGAGCGTCCGCTTTCTGACAACGTATAA